The genomic stretch TCAGAGAAACCTGTTACGGAGACATGTGAATGATGACTGAGCGTGTAGGCAGCGATGGCTAGCAAAGCTCTAATGCTCTTGGCCAAAataccaggcatgcagagagCTAACACCTGAGTCAGACGCTGGCTATCGTATATGTGAACCTGACAACCTGGCCGCTGGGCTTCCTTCTCCTCAACCGCAGCCTCTCTGAGGGATGCAACAAATAAAGGCTACCTGGTGGCAGAGCGAAAGAAATGTTTGACACTCTCAGTGTTGACTGGGCAGTGCAACTGTCTGTGCATTTCTGATTAGTGCACTCATGCCTGTGTGCATCACCTCAGCGCACCCACACCTGAGTGCATCGCCTCAGCGCACCCACACCTGAGTGCATCACCTCAGCGCACCCACACCTGAGTGCATCACCTCAGCGCACCCACACCTGAGTGCATCACCTCAGCGCACCCACACCTGAGTGCATCACCTCAGCGCACCCACACCTGAGTGCATCACCTCAGTGTACCCACACCTGTGTACACCAGCTCAGTGTGCCCACACCTGTGTGCACCTGAGCGTGTCCTCATCTGTGCATATCCATGTCATTACACACAGTTGCTCTAATCAAGGCTCTTCTTTCACCTCAGGgtcctttcctgtgttttcctggtatGGGGACATGACCGGTGCTCAGGTCGCCTGACCTATGGAGTGCCTTATTGTCATACGTGTGTCCTACCTACACTAGATCTTATTAGCCTGTCTTGTCCTGGTGACTTCCAAGTGAAGGTGAGGGGGGCTGGAATATCCAGAAGGCTGACAGAGCTGGAAGGCGTAAGTTGGCTCTCTATTTGCCAGGATGCCACAGGCCAGATGGGCAGGCCTGGCTCAGTGTCACCCCCAGTCCTGGCTTCTGATTATGCAGCTAGGCCCTTCTTCACCCCAATACCACATGGCGACTTCTGTGTGGGTTTGGTGACAGAGGTCTTCTCTGGAGTCCCACAGACCAAGCAAGGTTCAATGTCCACTCTCTCCCTTGCTGAGCAAGCCACTGAGCTGCCAAGTATCACGCAGAGCTTATGGGGGATAGTGTCAGAGTGTAGCTCTCCCCAGGATAAGAATAGccacacaggggctggagagatggctcagtggttaagagcactgtctgctcttccaaaggacccaggttcaattctcagccaccacatggcagctcacaactgtctgtaataccagttccaatggcaacaccctcacactaaaataaaattaaataaattattaaaaaaaaaaaagaatagccacACAGCCACCCTCTCAAGAATGGCACAGTGGTGCTCCCTGTCACAAGGCTGACCCTAAGGAACAGTCTCCCCATATCTTCTTGCCAAGAGAACTGACAGCCAGATGTCCAGGTATACTGAGGCAGCAGTGGTTACTGTCAAAACGGACTGCTGCTGGGATGCGTTCAGGAACATTTCCTCTCAAAGGGATGAATAGTCTCCTGCTGTATGGAGAATAAACTAGGGATGAGAGCCCCAATAAGTCTAGGAGACCTGGGGGTATCAGCAAGGGTTGAGTTCTGCCCTGTGCGCCCATCTGTCCCCCGCTTTGCCATCGGCATGCCTACATGATGGCCCGATGCTGCCCCTGTGACTCTCTGTGTGACCCTACAGGCATCATGCTGGGCCGCATGGGTGACAGCGGGACCCCGCTGGTCAGCTTCTGTCAGTGCCTTAATGAGTCCGTCATGAAGATCGTGGCCGTGGCGGGATGGTAAGTCTCCTCCAGGGAGGGGCACATCACTGACCCATTCTCAGTGCGCTCTAAGGGGCTCAACAAATtgcacaggcaggcagcctgggcCTAGGGTACCAGGACTAGCTGGGTGTGTGGGGTCCCCAGCCTAATCGAGCCTTGCCTTCTGCTgtcttggcctcagtttccccatgttgAGGAGTCCACTTAGCTCAGCTCTTGGAGGAAGCCCACAGTGGAAGTGAGAATCAGTAACCATTCCTGGCTCAGAGTTTGGATCTTAGGTGCCTTCTAGTCAGAGGGCCGCGTAGAGGATGGCGCACCGTCatctaggaggtgtggccttgctgagcTAAAATGAGGCTCCCTGAAGTCCCCAGAGGCATGGATGGAGGTAGCAAAGACGACGTGCCAGGCTGTCTAGAGCTGGGGCAAGTGAGGGGAACTAGTGATGCCACAGCTCTCACCCAAGGAACTCAGCTACCATCTTGCTCCGTCCTTATGCGCCACGAAGGGCTTAAGATGAGATCACACGGTGATAAGGTGCCAGGTGCGACGGGAACCCTGAACTGAACCTGAGGCCGCTCTGCCACCCCCAGGTACTTCCCCTTTGGCATTGTGTTCCTGATCGCTGGCAAGATCCTGGAGATGGACGACCCCAAGGCGGTGGGGAAAAAGCTGGGCTTCTACGCCGTGACCGTGGTGTGCGGGCTGGTGGTCCACGGCCTCCTCATCCTGCCCCTGCTTTACTTCCTCATCACCAGGAAGAACCCCATCGTCTTCATTCGTGGAGTCCTCCAGGCGCTGCTCATTGCATTGGCCACCTCCTCCAGGTAGCCCCAGATGAAGAGctgggtgggctggggtgggctgAGCAGAGCTCCGTCTGTCCAGCCATCAGTCACCTACAGCCACAGAACCACAGAAAGGGCTAACGCGGCTCCTCAGACCAATTCCAGGGGTGGCGACAATGCCATGGTGATATGACCACATTGGGGTGGGGAGCGGGCTGATGCTCAAGGCTCTGCCTGCCGTAGTCATTCGTGAGGACTTGCTTTGCCCATGGTCCTAAAGCTTTCTCAGTCTTCTCGGAGGTCCTGTCCCCACTCCACGGGCACAGAGGCGGAATTGCTTCCACAGACCCACGAGTTCCTGTCAGGGCAGGTCCCGTGACACCACAGGGGCTCTGTCTGTCTACTCCAGGTGGAATGGCAAGGCTGGACAACCAGCatttctggacagccaaggctgggcGCTTGGTTCTGTTAAGCATGCCAGTATGATGGCTGCCTGTCACTTAACCTTCCCAGGCCTCGGGGTCCCCTTACCTAGAATGGAATGGTGTGAACCTGCACAGGATTGCTTCAGAGGCTGGGATAACGCGCTGGGGTGAGAAATTCAGTAGAAACCAGGGGACCTGTGCCCAGCCTCGGGGACCACCACCCTAGCTGAGGACAGAGCTCATGGGGTagttagaggaggaagaaggggacagTGGTTACTTATGGTCATCTTGCCCTGAGAGCAAATGTGGGGACCCGAGCCCATCTCTTGGGGCCAAAGGCCTAGTGCTCCTTCCAGCCCTTATCCTTCTTGCCTGGGCCTCAGTCTCCCCTGGGCCATGCTTCACCCCTGTCAgagccaccccacccctgccacagaATCCCCTCCCCAGAGACCGAGCATCTGGTGCCTTTCTGAGCCCTGCATGGCTTGGTCTTGCAATCACCCTGCGACCTGGGAGTTGTGTGGAGCAGAAACCGAGGTGCCCAGGCTACAGGACTTCGTGAGGTCCTGTAGGAGGCTGGACTCAAGGTCCAGGCACTCTGGCATAATCTCCGCGGGTCACCACTGCAGACACTCTCATCACACAGTGCAACATTGTGTCGCTGTAGCAGTCCTCCCTGGGAAAAGGACAACCCAGTGCCTAAAACACAAGTGGTGCGTTTCCCAGGGTCATTCCTACCAGCCCAAGATGACCCACATGTGCCACACATTTCTGTCAGGGCATCAGTGAGCTGGCCCTTGTGTGGTGGCTCACTTCAGGAGCCCAGACCATCCTGGAGGAGGGTGGTGGGCAGACACCTGGCCCTCTGCCCATAGCTCAGCCACACTGCCCATCACCTTCAAGTGCCTGCTGGAGAACAACCACATCGACCGACGCATCGCTCGCTTTGTGCTGCCTGTGGGTGCCACCATCAACATGGACGGCACCGCGCTCTACGAGGCCGTGGCCGCCATCTTTATTGCCCAGGTCAACAACTACGAGCTAGACTTTGGCCAGATCATCACCATCAGGTGTGTCCTAATGCCACAATAtccaaagccccccccccacccgggGTCAGCAAGGACACGGGTAGGTgccagccagaggcagaggatgCTGGGACTACGATAAGTCTGATCTCTGAGATCAGGGTGAGCAGAGGTGAGGGCCAGGCCTAAGGACTAGGGAGGCTGCTATCAAGTGCAGGCTGCCACAACGGGGCAAAGTCTAAGGTGGCCTCCTTGTAGGCCAGTGCCAGTACACAAGGACAGTGAGGCTAGGGTGAGCTACGCTGGTAGACCACCAGAGACTCTGAGTGTCTCTGTCCCACCAAGGCACAGTTTTCCagcttcttctatttccttcaaGGATGGCATGGGGATGGGCATGGGGATGGGCATGGGGATGGGGTTGGatatggggatggggtgggcatggggatggggatggggatgggcatggggatggggttgggaatggggatggggatggggttggggatgggcatgaggatggggatgggcatggggatgggcatggggatggggatgggcatgggcatggggatggggatgggcatGGGGATGGGCATGGGGATGGGAATGGCGATGGGCATGGCGATGGGCATGGGGATGGGCATGGAGATGGGGTTGGatatggggatggggatgggcatgaggatggggatgggcatggggatggggttggggatgggcatgaggatggggatgggcatggggatggggttggggatGGGCATGAGGATGGGGACGGGCATGGGGATGGGcatgaggatggggatggggatggggtgggcatggggatggggatggggatgggcatgaggatggggatggagatggggttggggatgggcatgaggatggggatgggcatggggatgggcatggggatggggatgggcatggggatgggcatggggatgggcatgggcatggggatggggatgggcatGGGCATGGGCATGGGGATGGGCATGGGGACCCGTGGGTCCAAAGGACTAAGAGCAGGGACATGCTTCTCTGAGAACCCTCTGATGTGCTGCTCATGACGGTCCTCACCCCCTTGGCTGGCCCCAAGGCCCTAGCATTCTGGCTCCTCCTTGGAGCCAGGGCTGTGTCAGGTATCCCTGCCACGATTTCCTTTCTCTGCAGCATCACGGCCACTGCAGCCAGCATTGGGGCGGCTGGCATCCCACAGGCGGGACTCGTCACCATGGTCATTGTGCTTACCTCCGTGGGCTTGCCCACTGATGACATCAACCTCATCATCGCTGTTGACTGGGCTCTGTGAGTGCTTCATTCCGGTCCCCcacacagccccaccccctcactgAGGGCAGCAGGCTGGGGAATGGCCATATGTGGCACGCACACTGGGGTGCCCCAGGGATCCGCACCAGCTCAGTTGTATGACTTGGAGTCCCAGAGTTCAAAGAGTGAAGACAGGAGCCCCCTTGAATTCTCTAGTCAGACACTGGGCCTGTGTCATGAAGGGGCTTCCTCAGCTGCCTCGGTACCACTGGGGGGGGGGATGCATCCCTGCCTGTAGGCACTGCCTGGGCCTCAAGCTTTCTAGTTGTGTGTGGCCCTCTACCAGCTCCCCACTGAGTCTGCTGTGACTCACTACCCACCTTGGCTTGCCAGGGACCGCTTCCGGACCATGATTAACGTGCTGGGTGATGCACTGGCGGCAGGGATCATGGCCCACATTTGCCGGAAGGATTTTGCTCAGGACATGGGTACTGAGGTGAGAATAGTGTCTCTTCAGGAAACATCTAAGACGGTGGCTCGCAATCTGTAGGTTGTGACCCCTGTAGGGTTGAGCAACCCTTTCATAGGgcttacagttcataacagtagcaaaattatagttatgaaataacaagaactttatggttggggggtgtcagccacaacatgaggaatggtATGAAAGGGTCACTGTGTTAGGAACGTTGAGACCCGCTGGTCTACAAGATGGAGTCAGGTGGGGTTGCACAGATCCGGatgtcccacccacccactggGAAGCCTTCAGCCACATCCTCCACAGCTTTGGGCTCCCCATTCTAGCAGGGAACTAACTTTTCTAACACCTATTCATGGAGGACCTGCCAGggtgcccagatctagccagtgagTGGTGGGAGAAAACAGCACATCTTCCCTCTAAGAAAGGATGTTTGTGGGGCAGCCAGGGGTTGTCTGGTATTCAGggttggctgtgtgtgtggttggCTGTATCCTCTTCACTAGAAAGATGCTGAGGTTCAGGCAGGGGAGCTACTGTTTCTCCAGCTGGACGCTGGAGGCAAGGCAGCTTGCAAACTGGTGCCCGGAGAGGCCTGCAACCTGCCAAAGACTATCAGCTGTGTTTATAGGAAAATCTCTTCCAGTGGCTGCAGCCCCTGAGGCTGCTCAGTGGTGCCTACCCTCTGTCCCTCCTAGTGCTAACAAGGCCCACTTTCCTCTCCAGAAACTGCTGCCCTGTGAGACCAAGCCAGTGACGCTGCAGGAGATCGTGGCCGCCCAGCAGAATGGCTGTGTGAAGAGCGTGGCTGAGGCCTCGGAGCTAACCCTCGGCCCCATGTGCCCTCACCACATCCCAGTCCAGGCAGAGCAGGACGAGGAGCCAGCCACTGCCAGCCTAGACCACTGCACCATCGAGATCAGTGAGCTAGAGACCAATGTGTGAGCCTGCAGGGCCGCCGAGCCAAGCCAGACCCTGGGGTTGGCGGAGGGTAGGAGCTGAACTCAAAATACACCTGAATGGCTGGCAAAAGCCCAGCTCCCAAGTTCCACCCTGACAGGCTAGTCAGCCACTGATGAGAAACAGTGTCTCAGAAAAGAGACAGCTGTGTGCAGGAGCCCCAGCCAGCAACTGTGACTCCTGTTGCCCGAGACCTAGCTGTGACAGTTTCTACTATGTGAACTCACAAAAGCACCAGCTGGGGTCTTTCTCTCCACTTCATGGAGGAACCGTTTTGGGGCCTAAGAGCTAAAACCACTCCCTGAAAGTCAGGGCCAGAATGTTAACTCAAGTCTTTAGAGCCTCGGCCACTCCCGTCTGGTGGACAAGGCAGCCTGCAAGGCTGTGAAAACGGCTCTGAGTTTTCCAGGGTCCTTATAGCCACAACTGCTTCCAAGGAGCAGAGATAAGACAGCAGTATCCCTATTTCTGCCCACGCTGTGTCCAGGCTAAGTCAACCCTGCTCCACCCCACAGCATGTAGTTCTTAACCCAACACTCCCAACAAGGGCTTAGCCCATACCAGGGCTGAGACCTGCTGCCTTCACATGCCATGGCTGGTCCATTCCTGTCCACCAGACCTCTCAGCTGATATGGAGACTGATGTCCACTAGGGATGGAAGACCGCATGGGTACATCCCAGGTAGCCTCCCATGGGGCAGGTGGGTAAGATGGGGCCACAGAAGGGAGGCCTAGGCTGGGGTGCTCTGGCCAAGTGGTTAGCAGTCCCTTGAGGTCAGAACTCCAtaaaggcttctgtgacaaggtGTAATGAGAGTTTCTAGTCTGTTCCATGTTTGCAACAACATGATAAATAaaagtctttgttgttgttttttttctttccagacttGTGGTTGTAACAgactgtgtgttttgttttgtgttttgctatGCAGTACTAGCTACCCATTATGTAGATTCTGCTAGTAGCAAACCCCCTgcgctccccaccccctccaagtGCTTAGATAATAAGGCATGAGCCACACTCTCTAGTTTGAGACCAGACTCTGGGCAGCATTTCTTTGTTGAGCTAATGCAAGCTGACAGCACAGATCGGCTTGCTGGGCTGGCCACAGTGAGAACAGGCTTGTCACATGCAGGCCACCTCAAGAGGCCTGACTGAAGCTGGGCTTTTTCCAGGGGTGCTATAGACTAACCTCAGCCTGGTCTGGGCCCTGGCCTTGGAATCAGAcctcaggaaaggaagaaatcccAGTGGAAACTGCCCTTGGTTAACCATTTGTCTTAGGGAAGGGCCTGGCCCAAGAAGCCTAAGTGGCAGAGAGGGCGCTGACCACGCAATCTGTTCTAGCTGGGGTta from Acomys russatus chromosome 29, mAcoRus1.1, whole genome shotgun sequence encodes the following:
- the Slc1a7 gene encoding excitatory amino acid transporter 5; amino-acid sequence: MEWCQQAGLSMALGAVLARGRAVCKHNGLLILSVLSVIVGCLLGFFLRTQHLSPQEISYLQFPGELLMRVLKMLILPLVVSSLMSGLASLDAKTSSRLGILTVAYYLWTTFLAVVVGIIMVSVIHPGGAAQKETTEQSGKPVMSSADALLDLVRNMFPANLVEATFKQYRTKTTPVIKSPSGASEEAPPRRILIYGVHEDNGSRVQNFALDLTPPPEIVYKSEPGTSDGMNVLGIVIFSATMGIMLGRMGDSGTPLVSFCQCLNESVMKIVAVAGWYFPFGIVFLIAGKILEMDDPKAVGKKLGFYAVTVVCGLVVHGLLILPLLYFLITRKNPIVFIRGVLQALLIALATSSSSATLPITFKCLLENNHIDRRIARFVLPVGATINMDGTALYEAVAAIFIAQVNNYELDFGQIITISITATAASIGAAGIPQAGLVTMVIVLTSVGLPTDDINLIIAVDWALDRFRTMINVLGDALAAGIMAHICRKDFAQDMGTEKLLPCETKPVTLQEIVAAQQNGCVKSVAEASELTLGPMCPHHIPVQAEQDEEPATASLDHCTIEISELETNV